The following are from one region of the Salvia splendens isolate huo1 chromosome 2, SspV2, whole genome shotgun sequence genome:
- the LOC121792678 gene encoding probable pectate lyase 1, with protein sequence MAIFFKIFAFSIFLLLVIATTAASRSHNGTENVVDDPAAIAAMVDMTIRNRTESRKLESLSCGTGNPIDDCWRCDPNWIRNRRRLADCAIGFGRKAVGGRDGRYYVVTDPSDEDAMNPRPGTLRHAAIQDRPLWIVFKRDMVITLKHELLINSFKTIDGRGADVHIANGGCLTIRGVTNVIVHGLSIHNCKPTGNAMVRTSPSSYGYRTMADGDAISIYASRHVWIDHNSLAKCADGLVDVTMGSTAITISNNHFSHHNEVMLLGHSDSYMGDKGMQVTVAYNHFGEGLIQRMPRCRHGYFHVVNNDYTSWEMYAIGGSANPTINSQGNRFLASNNPYAKEVTKRIVNDETWKSWNWKSEGDRLLNGAYFTASGKREASSYARASSLTAKPSSLVATLTSDAGALHCRKGVRC encoded by the exons ATGGCAattttcttcaaaatatttgCGTTCTCTATATTTCTGCTGCTCGTCATTGCAACTACCGCCGCATCAAG ATCACACAATGGAACTGAAAATGTAGTAGATGATCCCGCAGCTATAGCTGCCATGGTTGATAT GACTATTCGAAACCGAACCGAATCGAGGAAGTTGGAGTCCTTATCATGTGGGACAGGAAACCCTATCGACGACTGTTGGCGGTGCGACCCCAACTGGATCCGAAATCGCCGCCGTCTGGCCGACTGCGCGATCGGCTTCGGCCGCAAGGCCGTCGGGGGCCGGGACGGCCGCTACTACGTCGTGACCGACCCGAGCGATGAGGACGCGATGAACCCACGCCCAGGCACCCTCAGGCATGCCGCGATCCAGGACCGGCCCCTGTGGATCGTGTTCAAGCGCGACATGGTGATCACGCTCAAGCACGAGCTCCTCATTAACAGCTTCAAGACCATCGACGGACGCGGCGCCGACGTCCACATCGCCAACGGCGGGTGCCTCACCATCCGGGGCGTCACCAATGTGATTGTCCACGGCCTCAGCATCCACAACTGCAAACCCACCGGGAACGCCATGGTCCGGACCTCGCCCTCCAGCTACGGGTACCGGACCATGGCGGACGGCGATGCGATATCAATCTACGCGTCGAGGCACGTGTGGATCGACCATAACTCGCTGGCCAAATGTGCCGACGGGCTCGTTGATGTTACCATGGGATCAACCGCGATTACTATTTCCAACAATCACTTCTCTCACCACAATGAGGTTATGTTGTTAGGACACAGTGACTCATACATGGGAGACAAGGGGATGCAAGTAACTGTGGCATACAATCATTTTGGGGAGGGCCTAATCCAAAGGATGCCAAG GTGCAGGCATGGGTATTTTCATGTGGTAAACAATGACTACACTTCATGGGAGATGTATGCTATTGGTGGTAGTGCAAATCCCACCATCAACAGCCAAGGCAACAGATTCCTTGCCTCCAACAACCCTTATGCTAAAGAG GTAACGAAGAGAATAGTGAATGATGAGACGTGGAAAAGCTGGAACTGGAAATCGGAGGGTGATCGTCTGCTCAATGGCGCATATTTCACAGCGTCAGGGAAACGGGAAGCAAGCAGCTACGCTAGGGCCTCAAGCCTCACAGCCAAGCCTTCTTCGTTGGTAGCAACACTCACCAGCGATGCCGGGGCACTACACTGCCGCAAAGGCGTCCGTTGCTGA